tggcccccctctggtactttcttcgtccaatattttttatatattccaaaaacatgctctgtgaagtttcaggacttttggagttgtgcagaataggtctctaatatttgctccttttccagtccagaattccagctgccggcattctcccttttcatgcaaaccttataaaataagagagaataagcataagtaatgtgtaataacagcccataatgcaataaatatcaatataaaagcatgatgcaaaatggaggtatGATTGTCTTGGTTCATCTTTGCTCAATTATGTCGCAAGATGCCTCCCCAACTTGCTAATCGTTCCCGAATTTTCATGGCGGAGCTCCCATTCAAGGTTCATGCTTGTCACTCGTTGGTTGTGGATGCTCCTCTGTTGCGCCATGGGTGTTCGGTAAGCATGCCGGTGCGGTGCGATAGGCTGCTTTCCAAGTGTTGGTATTGTGATCCCTTGATGACTCCCCTCATCTACTTGCGCGTCTCATTGTGATGTCATTGGTCTGCTAGCTAGGCGTGCCTTGTCTGGGCGtcctctttctttcctcttcttgtttTACCCTCTCTTTTTTGGTTTTTGACTCGGTTTTCCTCATAAACAGGGTCAACTTGCTCAGGTTTTCGATCCGTTTTCCCTTATAGCCAttttgaaatatattcaggtggggagcctccccccccccaccccatcCTAAAAAAAATAATCACTTTGGGCTTTGGCACTCTTGTGTCTGGCTCAGACAACGTTCATTGAGATATTGCATGCGTGTCCTGGTCCCTATCCCCCAAGCTCTAgtgtccttttctttttctttttttgtgtttGTTGTTGGGTGCTCAATCGGTTTTACTAATTAACTGGACAATGTTAGGTTTTTTGGatccggtttttcttataaactaGATCATCTCTATTCTTTTTACTGGAATGCAGGAACCCCCTGCCCTCGTATGAGGTTCTTTGAAAAAAAATATAATACAAAGGTACAGATCCCAACAGTTAAAATGAATGGCGCGATAGCACGCATCAGGGGTCGCCGTGTGCAGGACTTCCTCACTCTTATACAGTACATAATATATGGCCTGTGAGCTATTTGATTAAGAGGAAACCCTTTTTTTGTCCAGGGACACATTACATTCTTACAAGTATTTGTCCACGGCTGCGCGCTCGGTGCCCTTAGTTTCATCCCCGTCCTCCGCTGACGGTGGCGGTGGATTAGGCTCGACTAGTTGGTGGAGGTGCTCGATGAGAAGCCAGAGGACGGTTGTGAACTCACCTCCACTGCTAAGCTTCTTGGCGTGGGACTCCCTGCTGCACCTGTTTGCCGCGTGGACCAGGAAATCCATCCACACGAAGAGGAGCACCCGCAATGAGCTGTACTCACCGTCTAGGTTCTCGTCGTTACTGACCAGTTCTTGGGCTACTACGATTGCGTAACTGAGACGGGGGGTTTCAGGGCCGGGTTTTGGTTTCTTGTCTTGTACCATGTCGGCAAGCTTCTTTCTCCGTTGGAGACTAGAGCGGGAATTGGGGCCATCACGAAGGCGGAACATGTCGCCCCAGCTGGGGGCTTGGTGCGTTTGGCCTTCTTGGCCCCATATTTTGACTAGATTCTCACAGGTCCGCCGGTACAATCTGCTCTGAGCAAGGCCTGGTAACATGTAGGGACGTTCCACCAGGAGGAACATCATGTAGTTGGACAACACCCTCACCGACTCATACATTGCTTGGCCTTCCATGGTTTCAATCCCAGTGTGCTTGTCGTCGAGGAGGTAGAGGTCGGTGGCGATGTGCCAGATAATGATGCCCTCTTGGAACTCAACGCCTAGTAGTAGTAGGTTGTCTTTCAGCTTTTTGTACAGATTCGTACATTTCGTCTGGATTGCATACTCACCCCATTTTTTCCTCACAATGCCTTGGGTGCTCACCTGGCCCTTACTGACTAATTCAAGAATGTAAAGCCTCAATTCCTTCTTCAGGTACTCTGAAATCCTGGCGGTCTGTGAGTGATGCTCCCTGTTCCACCACTCCTCGAATCCCAGCATCATGGCAAATCTACCGGGCAGAGGACTGTTCCTTTTGCTGGGACGGCTGCACAAATGCAACATGTTATATTGCCCCACAGTACCTGACCACCTCCTTGCCGGCCTCAAGCACCCACTAACTCTCATGACCTTTATGAGCCGGTGAAGAGATACTATCCAACGGCGAAGCCGATCCCATCCCCCCCTGCAGAGAAATGCATGTTTCAGAAAATTCCATCTTGTGGCACACAGGAAGGGGAGTGTCCAACTAGACCCAAGTGCACTCAGCAGGGATCTTATCTCCAGGAGTAATGCACCACCCAGTAAGATGTAGGTGATAGCAACATCGACTCTGCTGTTACCATCTTTGCCACTGAACTGGAAGAACAACAGCGCTACTGCAGTAGCGGCTGGTGAGGCGATACAGACACAGTAACCAAATGAGGTATGCACCACGCCTGCCTTTGTGTACAGGATGTCGTAGAGCAGTGACAGCTCCAACTCCATCACCACATACAACTGTTCATGTGTGAGGTGCTCAAGAACTTTGATTTCAGGGTTGTTTTTGTCCCTGTCCTCTGACGATTCAACTATTGCGCGCTTGCAGAACTGAAACAGGGAATGAGCATGCCGCATGAGGAATTCTTCTTCATCGACACTACCCTTGCATCCACCTTGTGGGAGCTCATACTCAAGGTAAAGAAGGTCACATCTGGGAGGTGGTTTCTTCTTGAGGGAGCCCCGGATGATGTCCATGTTGCCGCACCTGAGCGCCCACGTCCTCTCGCCATATTTGACAACACCGACGACGAACATCAAGATGGCGGCGAGAAGGAGCATGTCTTGAGTGCCGATGTAATGCTTGTAGAGGACGTAGGAAGCTCCCAGCACCTGCAAACCGAGATTAAGTAGGTGTCGCAGCCACAACATGTTGTCTTCGAGCGAGTAGGCGGTGATGTTATCCGGGCCGCCAAGGTGCAGCAAGAGAAATGGCGCCCAGAACGCAACCAGGCGATGCTCGCGGGGTGTGGCGCCGTCGAATGAGAGGTGGCCGAGAGCATATATCGCGGTGGCGTCGGCGAGCTGGTACGCCAGCCAGAGCATGAACCTGAACGTACGCCAGGATGTGCCACGCCGCCGGATCCCCGCTAACAGGACGAGGGCAACCTGCAGAGTTAGGCTCGTCAGCACCAGGCTCTGAACCGCCCACGCATTCCAGAAGTCTATAGGCCCTCCAACCATGGCTCTCGTCCTGCACGCTTAAAAATATAGAAATTATCTAGAAATTCCCACAATAATCAGAAAGATCTGACCTTTAATTTAACTAGTTGAATGATCACAGACGATGGTTTAgttgctactatgttataaattttgtgataaAAAGATTACCTCTCCAGTAAGATCAAATACGATGTAAGTTCGTTCTCAGTATTATCATCCAAACACTGTTACAAATCATGGTGTGCAATGGTCTTTCGAACTTTAAACTAACTAAGAAAAATAGCAGGAAGTAGTACAACCACTGGGTAAGCAAATTATTTGTGGATATTGAAGAGGATAAATAAATGGTGATAGAGCCGTATTTCATCCTTTCTTGGGTTCCAATGTCAGAACACAAGTTTCAAAAGAACATATACAAACTGCAAATTAGAAGTCCGACTGATTCCAAAAGTGTTGAGCAGTTTAAGATGGATTGAgcagtttcaaaaaaaatatttatataaATAATCCATGCCTTAACATTAATTGGACAATTTTTTTATCACATCATATTCGTTTATATCTTTGCGAGGATTTTATAAAACATTTACAGATAAGTAAAACTATATTTTTATCAACAATTCATATCCTAATATTAATTGTACAAATTATTTATTGTTTATTGCACAAAAAAAAAGTGACCTAAGGAAGGCTCGAACCCAACACCAACCTGGTAAACCTACACGCGCTAGCCAATATATACATTTCAGCCCCTACCGCCAAGGACTATGGCGATAGGGTATTTTCAACCTCAAACGACCGTGACGGTGCAATCAAATCCTACCGCCATAGCCCTCGGCGGTAGGCTGTGTTACCCTACCGCGAAGGACGATGGCGGTAGGAAAAGGGTCAGATCACGAAAAAATTTCAGATCGAGGTCAGATCGCGCTAAAGTTTACAAAAAAGGTCAAAACAGTGCGTCAAGTGCCAAGTCAAGACCAATGCAGAGCTAGGCAACAAGGAGTACCAAAGAATCAAGAAATTAAGAACACTGAAAATAGTGAGGATTCACATGTGAACGTGTGCGCTGGATGCGTCTGTCAAGCCAACTAATCATTTGTTTAGCTTGTCAATACTAAATTAGGAAGGAAAAGACGAATTAGGTGAATAAATACAGTCTCAAGCATGTGCCTCCATTATTTCTCATGAGTTCTTTTTTATGGTTGAGACCATGCAGTGCACAGGCTGCATTCAATCAACCAACAATACTATACTCCCAGAGCATGTGATGCCCTAGGAGGTTGTTAACAGCCTGGTCAGTCCAAGCCACGTCAAGAAGGCAACGAGGGTGAATCCTGGAGCAGGAGCAACTAACAGGGAATTGAGGATTGGTTCCTGTCGAGAGGCCCTGAACACTGGGTCCCGTGAAGAAAACCGGTGGGAACTAATGGATTTACCAGTGTTTTTACTACTAGTACTAAAATGTATGCTCGTTAGACAGGCCAAAATAACTGGCATAGACAATCGATATCGAAATGCATATATACAAGTGCAGTGAAATGTGACAGTGGAAATACCTGTAACAGCAGCACCAGAGCTAGCTGTACCGAAGTGCAAGCAGGAAGTAGCAGCAGAGAGAGATGGCGGCACTTAGGGCAGTGCTTGGCTGGAACTTAAATACCAGAATTCGAAATTGGAACAGTATGTATCCTTTTTTTTCTTTattacaaaaaaagaagaagaagcaagcaaTGCGCATGGAAGAGAACAACTACTTTTGAGCCTCCAACCGTACTTAACTAAAAGTAATGTCACAGTGGCTTAATTAATTAAGACATGCACCAGCCACTCACTATATTGCTACATATCTACCTACTCAGTAGCGAAGATAGGTCCTACAGCACTTGGTTAAGAATTAGAGCAAGAGCATATTTTGGCTTGCATCGGAGTCTATGTCTCATGGGCAATATAATCTCATCTGCATATACCTTCCCGAGTCCGTCCAAAGAAAAACCACTGCAGTGTATTATAGTATCTCTAGAATCTTGTACCTCTAGTTTCAGAGTTTCACCACCAAACACTCAGAATTCACACCAGCAAAAACCGATAAAAATTAGGAATCTGCCATCAGAAATTAATTCTCAATGAAGAACCTTCCCTTctccagtttttttttttttgctcaaTCCAGTTCCTGTTGGCCATTTCTGCTTCCAACAGAAGGGCCCAGCCAACACTACGTATGCGTGGAAATATAATTATCCACTCTGGGGCGGCTATGGTTTGGATATAATTAGTAATCATGATTGTCATTAGGCCTTAAGCTTGTCATAAACATTTGTTGTTATTGAGACCATGCGATGCAAGTACCAACCAACAATATTATAAGTCTAATCTTTAAGGTTCTATCCAATCAGCTAATACTTCAATTCTAGATCATAAAATGCATGCTGTACGAGGTGGATGGCACTACAAAGTGGAGTGTAGCAGGTATGCCTAGTGCAGAGctttcctttgttttttctgtCTCGAAAGAATAACAACCAAAAATAGTTGTACATGTGCATGCCTGCCTGGATGGATGCCACGAAAAAGTATTGACAAGTTGCTAGGCTGATACTACCAATTTGCTGGGTTAAACTTGCAGACTAGAGACCACATTTGCATTTCCAAGTTTCAATTAGATTAAAGGAAGTGCTACATACACAGCAAGATCCCGGGGAAGCTTCCCGGAATGAGTACTTTTTTGTGTGAAAATACATAAATTGAAACCTGTTCAGATTCAAATACCGGAATCATGATTGCCATGAGCATTTGCTATTATTGAGACCATGCAAGGACCAACCAACAATATTATATATGTGTGTAATATTTAAGGTTCTATCCAATCAACCCATGCTTTATTTCCAGATAATGCGATACCTGCTTTACGAGGAGGTGGATGGCACTACAAACTTGAGTAGCAGCCGTGCCAAGTGCAGAGCTTTTGTCAGGATCTGAATCTGAAAAAACCTGATGAAATCAACAGTTAACTCCGAAGAATGAAAGCTGCAGCTCGCTTTGTTACAGCGCCGACTAGGTGACCACTTGATGTTTTGTGTCGCGGGGCATGGCAGTCTCACTGCGAACGTGGATCCTACATCCGAAGGGTAACGGCTTTCTAAACATTAACTTTCCAACAATAGCTTTGTTGCACTAAAGCTATGGTTTGGGAGCAGCACTGGGCATCTATCCTTGTATAGTTTACATCCTGGCCGCCCCTTGTGATGGTTGGGCCTCAACTTTGCTCTATAATCGAATCAATTTCAGTAAAATCACTCCCAAGCTTATACATTTTCTATGTGTTATTGTATGAATTTCTGCAACTAGCTAGGCTCTGAAATACAGAAACCGGAACCAGTTCAGACTCAAAAACCGAAAAAGGAGAACTCAGAGGGAGCACAGGAGCACCAGCCTTCGTGCCTCCCCTCCCTCCATGTGCCGTGCTGCTACAACGACTGCCGTCGGCCAACCACAGGCTCTGCGGAGCACGTCGCCGCAGTGGAAGGATGGTAGGGATGGTCAGTGGCTGCCGCCATGGGTAGGTCTCCTCTGCAGCCTCAAGCAAGAGCAGTAGAGCGCCTCATGGTTGGAGGAAGAAACACGTCTTCCcaagaacgaacgaacgaacgaactaCCAGGCACTGAATGCTGGATCCCGCAGAAATACTCCTTACTTCCAAAAAATGCATGTTTGACTTGTCACCGTCTCTAAAATTACTTGACGCACTGTAGAATCCGAAAGGTTTCATTTTTCCTTTTCAGATGTGGATGCAGACCTGACTCAAACTTTGTCGCGATCTGCGGTCTATTTTgttcaaaagaaaaaataaacaaatacTTTGACGTGTTTGGCGTCGACAAATACTGCAGTTTTATAAACCATGGTATATCTAAAACCATGTTTTTTTTCTGTATTTGAAAAAGAGCTCCCAGCCTCTTTTTTCTAAACTGAGAATGCGCTCGCTCCTTCCTATCGGATGCTGCACGTACACAGTACACATACGAAATGATATAGCGCCGACTGAGAACACACTCACGCGTGCGAGGGCTTAGATCATGGGGCAGATCGATTGATACTTAGAACATAGTTGTACACAGCCGGCTAAGCTAGCAGGCCAATCGATTCCATGCGGCCGAAGGTACAACATAACTCTGATCTTAACGCCTAGGAGAGAGGACACGCGCAACCTGATCACGTCGTTGTATAATTACTTGAGTGTAGCTCAGTTCAGTTCAGCTAGCTATGACTATCCATGCAATGAGTAGTCAAAACCAGAAAATCTGAGAAAAACTACACTTGCCAAACACCTTCATAGTTTTGCCAGAACTGAGAAAAACTGTGGTTTTTAGAAACCGAAGTATTAATTTCCCTCACATTGAAATACCGTGGTTTTTAATTACTATGGTTCTGTAAAAACTATGTTGCCATACTAGGTGGACAAATGAAAGAGTCAAAGAAACTTGCATGGCTTCTCACTGGTCAGTACACATGATTAAAAAAACAGAGGTACCTGGCTAATATCACCAACCCAAAGAAATTTCCTAAACTACTGACCCATACAGTGTGCCTAATTGCCTATTACTTACAGTTGGAATATAAAAAATAACAGTAAATTTTACACTATTTCAGAGTCGTCCAAAAAGAAGAGAAAATGGTATTTCAGAAAGAAGAACAGCCTCAGGCTCTCAGCTCACAACCTCTACCTACTCTGATTGCTTCTCTTCAAGTTTTTGTGAACCATGAACCATGCATGAGCTTCGAGTGTTGGATAAAAGACTAGGCAATTAATCAGCCGCTACTCTTCTGAAAACGCTTGTTACTTGTGACCATGCGATGTGGCCTCTGTACCTCACACTGAACGATGTAGCTGTAGTGAGGCGGCAGGTGGGATGTCCATGCATGGACCTTGAATTTCCCTCGAAGCCTCACACTTCCAAAGAGAAGATCTTGCGCGCTCATCATCCTCCGAGCTTCAGGTCCAGTTTCAGCAGAACATGTCTCGTAGTCAAGAAACAACACGACACATTTATTCACCCTCCTGAGATATGTTGGCTCCACCATCTGCCATGGAAGAGTGAAACGATGCCCATACACTGAGATGTTTGTCTTCTTCAAATTCCTGAGGGCTGCAAGGGCCATGCTCCAGAAATGGGGGTTAAATTTGGTTTCAGTACTCCACTGACGATGTTTGCAGACATGAAGCACCCACTCGTCAAATTGGCCATCTCCATGGCCATTGATGCGAGCTTCGGGTGGTCCTCTGCTCTCGTGCTACCAAAGGAACGCACCTTGAAGAAGTACAGGTATGCTTCTTGAGTTAAGAACTGTAATGTGAGGGATTCCGTGGTTCCAAAGCTTGCGATCTTGTCAGAGCGGCTCACAATTATCATCTTACTTCCACTCGTGATGCGACTTTTCGCAGCTGAATACAACCTCTTCCATACAGGCTCCTCAATATCCAGAAGAAGCTCAATGATGATCAATGTCCTTCCACCGCCCATCCCACCGTTTTGATGCTTGATTCTACCTCCATCTCTTAGGGTCTCTACAATTGCATCTTTAAGATGATCCCCATTGAAAAACAAAATTTGAGAGAAGTGGTTGCGGACCCTTTCATCGTTGCATACATGCTCGACCAGGGTGCTCTTTCCAACTTTCCTGGGACCGACGATTGGCAAGACAGCCAAATGATCAGCAGCACCAGGAGCAGTCTGTGATTGCAACAGGAAGTTCATCACAAGTTCCATCTCCATTTGTCGTCCAAACATGCATTTGTCCAGCAGCAGATACATGTTGTACGGTTGACGGTGCAGACGTGGGTAACTGTTTAGAAATATGATGAACTCATTCACATCTTCAATGGTGTTCCTTATGCTGCCAAGAACTTGCTCCAGCAGCTCAGCTTGTGCTGCACCATCATTGTTGGCATTGCAGAAGCATACACGCTTTGCAGGGTTGAACTTAGATGGGGCAAAAGAGTAATCTTTTGACCTGTTATCTTCATGTGCTCCGCAACTGAACATATCGAGGGTGTAATACCCCATGTACATCTCCTGTCTCAGTATGCTGAGTTGATGCAGCATGGCCTGGTTTGTAATGAGCCGGTCATCTGCCTCCTCGACGACGACATGAAGCCGCAGTAGCAGCCGTTGCAGGCCGTGCAGCCTCTCCTCCTCGGTTGCCTCCGCTGACCGCTGCTTCAGGTATCTGTCCACCAGGAAAGATATGGATCTACTGGCAAGCTCACCCATAGCAGCAGAAAATATTACCTCCATGTGTGTGTTTGAGAGCCCGCTCGGTCTACATATATCAGAAACTTCTCTGAGGACTTGCCCAAGGACACTATGAGTCTTCATCTTATTTCTCCGTTGAAGCcgtgtttttcttttctttgatCAAAGAGTTGAATATGAGATTGTATAAACAGAAAGAAGACATGCATGTGTGCAGAAGTTTGTGTCTTATCTTTTCTGACTTGGAAGAAATTTGGAAATGGTCATCTAGTGACCTCTGCTAGTCTAGAAGGAGCAGAAAAAAATGGTCATCTTTTCTGGCTGTTTTGAACTTTCAACCCCTTAACGCCCTTACTTTTCTGCAGTTGCTAGTTGCTACTCAACCTTCCACCGGACAAACATTTCAAAGCATGAAAGTGACCCTGCGATGACTTTGCAAACCCGGAGACCGGAGTGATGATTGAGCAAGCTATGTGCTGCTTGATAGCCGCTCGTCATGAAGCACAAAATATTCAGAATTTTCTCCTCTTTGCAGTCTTGACAGATAACAGTGTTTCATGACCTTCCAAGGGTAAGCAAACTGCTTGCTTCTTCTGTTGGACTCTCCAGTGTTCCAACATTAACCTCTTTGCTGAAGCTGCTATCAGAATTGGCTAATACAAGAATTAACATTGTTGCTGTGTCCGCTGAAGGGATGGTTTGCCTTTATGCCCCGAGAGGTGGACGTGTCGATGGAACAATGCTTGCCTGCTGTTGATGGAGAGGAAAGCGACCGCAGTCCCAGCTGCTGAAGAACTAAGTTGGAGTTGGCCGCGAACACCTCCAGCCCCGACGCGCCGTCTGGCACCATCAACTTCAACTCCTTGATGCCAAGCCCCTGTTTTCTCCTCTGCTGGTTCAAGTTTTTTACTGTCCTGAGCTTCGGCTAGCAGTAGTTTTTGATGTATGCCACACTGACACTGCTCTTCTGTGTTCAGCCAGATTTAATTGGGCTTAAGCTGCTCTGACGACTTGTGCAGAGATCTAAACACAAAGACTAACTAGGTCTGGAGGATttacggttaaatcaatgtatattgatgttattaattcgagctccattcctacctccaaacatgtttgggctgtcaaagttcccttgaagataaaagtgtttatgtggtttgtccataaacaggttattttaaccaaggataacttgattaagcgtaattggacaggacctacgaggtgtagcttctgtgatcgggacgagacgatcaggcatctcttttttgattgcccgtttgCCCGAGTTCTTTGGCGGATggttcacattgcttttaatattactccaccgaattctgtcacttcgttatttgggacatggctcactgggattgagcctgaattagcgagacatattcgtgttggagtttgcgctttgttgtggactatctggacttgcagaaatgagttggtttttaacagaacatcacgtattcactttttgcaggttattttccgagccacggctgtgatccgttcatggtcgctactcactccgatggaggccagggagcatttggttactggatctatccgctgggagatggtagctcgggatatcttcaaccggtttggatggcggtcatgtaataggataggcaattagtctACCTATCtatttttagccagccggttgtggcgtcttacCTTGGCTAGTCTGTGTTCAGCCTctgtagctctgtgtgagctgtctttttatttcttttcagtCGGAGACTTTGGAACCTTGTTGGACCTTTTATTtcattaataagatggccgtatgcatcgctctgatgcagaggccggggaaatcccccttttcgaaaagaaaaaaaacacaaagACTAACAAAATTAtaagaagcagcagatcgcagcaccTTTGCTTCTGAAATGGAATGAATCGTATGGTCCGTTGAAATTCAGATTGTGGGAAACTCACTGAAGCACCGCGGCGTGAGCGGCGTGGTCGGCCCTCCTCCAGGTATTCCTACGCGACTAATCGGAGAGGCTCCGGCCGAGTCACTCCTCTACCATGCCATCCCTGCGCCGCACGCCCACGGCCACCGCCGTCGGCGACCAACCACAGCCGCAAGCAGCGACGGGGACGCTACACGCCCAGAATACGGGTAGCTGGATCGGCGACGCGGTGGCCGGTCCGAGCCACGGCAGGGAGGTGCCGAGGGTTGGTCGCGCGTCGGTCTGCGCCATCGCCATGGGAGAGGTCCGAGAAGGAGGAGATTGGGGATCGATTCATACTGAGAGGCGCTGACGATTGGGTCCCACGAGTCAGCCCCAATTTCAAAGTATATTTAATCTCACCTAAAAAAGGTACTTATTTTTATTATAATAAAATGGGTTTGAAAGATgagagaggaaggaggaaggaggagtggGTCGCTGTGGGTGGGACCAAGCCTCATATGGCCCCTACATTTGGTCCCGGTTTGAGGGGCGCCGGTCGGTCCGGACATTTAAGGAGAAAATTAGGGGCCCAATTGAGTCATCTTTTTTTAACCAGGCATTGACCAGGCGGACGTTTCGGGATCAAATAGATAAGGGGTCCGGCCGTAGATGCTCTAACGCTGAGAGCAGGCGCTGAATGCTAGGCCCCACAGAAATACTACGTAGAGTACTTCCAAAAAGATGCACAGATGCTACGGTGTGCTCAGTTGCTATTATTTTTAGCATGAACAATACAAAAAATACCAGCGACATTTGTTATGTTTCACAGTTGTCCAAAAAGAATTAGAAAATATAGTTCAGTACGGATGACAGTCACAACTCACAATATCTATCTAATCTACATGCATCATTTCAAGTTGTTTGAGAACCATAAACCATTTCATGAGTTTGGAGTGTTGGATTAGTGCAATTCAAATCATCGGTTTAGAGAAGAAATGAAGACTAGACAATTAATCAGCCACAGTGCCTCGCTGATATCACCCTCCCAAAGAAATTTCCAAAACTTGTAGCCCATACAGTGTTCTTAATTGCTTAATATACTTACAGCAGGAACAACAACAAAATAACATTGAAATTGCACACTACAACCTCCATCCCAAATTATttatcttaaatttgtctagatatggatgtatctaacactaaaacgcgTCAAGATACAGCTGTAATATGTATACTTCGGTCTTTACTAACAGCGCTTGTTTCTGGCGACCAGACGCTGTGGTCTTTGAATCTCACAGTGAAATATGTAATTGTAGTGAGGCTCCAGGTGAGATGTCCATGCATGGACCTTGAATTTTCCTCGAGGCCTCACGCTTCCAAGGAAA
This region of Triticum aestivum cultivar Chinese Spring chromosome 2D, IWGSC CS RefSeq v2.1, whole genome shotgun sequence genomic DNA includes:
- the LOC123055464 gene encoding uncharacterized protein, translating into MVGGPIDFWNAWAVQSLVLTSLTLQVALVLLAGIRRRGTSWRTFRFMLWLAYQLADATAIYALGHLSFDGATPREHRLVAFWAPFLLLHLGGPDNITAYSLEDNMLWLRHLLNLGLQVLGASYVLYKHYIGTQDMLLLAAILMFVVGVVKYGERTWALRCGNMDIIRGSLKKKPPPRCDLLYLEYELPQGGCKGSVDEEEFLMRHAHSLFQFCKRAIVESSEDRDKNNPEIKVLEHLTHEQLYVVMELELSLLYDILYTKAGVVHTSFGYCVCIASPAATAVALLFFQFSGKDGNSRVDVAITYILLGGALLLEIRSLLSALGSSWTLPFLCATRWNFLKHAFLCRGGWDRLRRWIVSLHRLIKVMRVSGCLRPARRWSGTVGQYNMLHLCSRPSKRNSPLPGRFAMMLGFEEWWNREHHSQTARISEYLKKELRLYILELVSKGQVSTQGIVRKKWGEYAIQTKCTNLYKKLKDNLLLLGVEFQEGIIIWHIATDLYLLDDKHTGIETMEGQAMYESVRVLSNYMMFLLVERPYMLPGLAQSRLYRRTCENLVKIWGQEGQTHQAPSWGDMFRLRDGPNSRSSLQRRKKLADMVQDKKPKPGPETPRLSYAIVVAQELVSNDENLDGEYSSLRVLLFVWMDFLVHAANRCSRESHAKKLSSGGEFTTVLWLLIEHLHQLVEPNPPPPSAEDGDETKGTERAAVDKYL